In Geotalea uraniireducens, the genomic window AGCCGCTCCGGTGAGCGTTGCACTGTTGTCAGCACCTGGGCGTAAATATCACGGCGGCCGGCAAAGGTTACCCTGGCCCGGACCACTTCACCGGGCAGGGCACCGGACAGTAAAATCTGCCTCGATTCATGGTGGGCAATGCCGAACCCCTCATCGGTCAAATCCCGGACAACCAGTTCCAGGAGGTCGCCTTTCTTGGGCCCTTGCGGAGTGACTGCAGTTGGCTGTATCTGTTTATGCGGTGGCTTTTTCATGCACTCAATAAACAGGAATCATATCCGCTTGTCAACGCTTCATTCCCTGCTGCCGGTGGCAATCGTGAGCTTTCGATTGTCATCCAGCAACAATTTTATTAGGATGGTGCAATCTTGCTGGCAGGGATGGTACGGAACGAGCTTTATGCACGACATTGCGCAAACTTTATCGATATTTGAGCCACTTAAATCGGTCGTGATCTTCGTCAATGTCGTGCTGTTCGTCGTTACGTTGTTGCTGTTCGTTTCATTGCTCTTTCATAAAATCCACGTTGAGCGGCGGGCTCGGCGCCTTGCCCTGCTGAAGGAATGTTATCTGTCCGAACTGACCCGTCGGTTCTATGACACACAGATTCCCGCCCCGCGCCCTACCAACCGGCTTGAATTCGAAGCGTTGGGCGGTGTGCTGGCCACGATGCTGGTCAACGTCTCCGGGGGGATGGCCGAATACGTCAAACGTTCGATCCGGGAAATCGGTATTGATGCCTACTATCGGCGGGCGCTGTCTTCGCGCTCCTGGGTGAAACGCTTTGTGGCGCTGGAGCGACTCGGCTATTTTCGCTTCCCGGAACTGAAAAACGTTTTTACTGCGGTGCTTGAATCGGAACACGACCCGCGCCTTCTTGCCAAGGCGATCTGGGCGCTCAGCCTCATTGCCGAGATCGATGATCTGCCGGTGATCAATCAGGGGTTGCAGAATCCCCATTCACACTCTGCCAAATTCAATGAATTCATTTACAGCAACATCATCAAGGCTTTTCGGGAACGGGAACAGGAACGGCAGCTTGTCGAGCAGTTCGAGCGGTTCGTTGGCGATCCCTCACTACCGGTAATGCTCAAGCGGGATATGATCCAGGCTTGCGGAATTGAGATATTTTATCCCGTTCAGGCGCTGGTTACCGGCTGCTTTCGGCAATTTCACGACGTACCCGAAATGCGGATCGCCTGCATCCGGGCCTTGGAGCGCTTTTCGGCGGTCGATACCGAGTGGTTGCTGCTCGAGTGCCTGGCTGATGATGACTGGCGAGTTCGCGGCGTTGCCGCCCGGAGCGCTCATCTGTATTCCCCCAGGGTTTTGCCGGCACTGACCAAGCTGCTCTACGATCCGAATTATCACGTCCGGATCAATTCGGCCCGCTCACTGACCCGGATGGGAGAAGCGGGACTGAATGTTCTGGTCCGGGAGACACGCAGTGCCGACCGGTTTGTCCGGGACGTTTCCCAATATATGCTGAAAAGGGTCATTTATGCTCCGTGATGCCGCAGTGGTTCTGCTGTTTCTGCAGCCGTTGATCCTGCTCTATTTTCTGGTGCTGAACGGTTTCTATACGCTCTTTACCCTTGTCTCGCTCCGCGATATCAGAAACTATCTGACAACCGTCACCAGTCAGAGCATCGACAACGCCATCAACGGAATGTTTCACCGGCCGCTCTCCATTCTTGTGCCGGCGCACAACGAGGAGAAGACCATTGTCTCCTCGGTGAAGTCGTTGCTGGCGCTACGTTACCCCGAATATGAAGTCATTGTCATTAACGATGGGTCCGCCGACGGGACGCTGGAGCGGTTGATCGACGAATTCCACCTGGTGCGGATCGATAAACCGATCAGCCTCATCCTTGCTCATCAGCCGATTATCGCCAAATACCTTTCGGTAGACTATCCCCAGCTGTTCGTCATCGACAAGAAAAACGGCGGCAAGGCGGATGCGCTCAATGCCGGGATCAATGCCGCCCAGTATCCGCTGTTCTGTTCCATTGACGCCGATTCGGTTTTGGAGAACGACGCCCTGATCCGGGCAGCCCGGCTCTTCGTCGAGGACCGGGAAGTGATTGCCACCGGCGGGATCGTCAGGGTACTCAATGGTTGTGAAGTGGAGGACGGCATCGTCAAGACCGTCCGGGCGCCGGGAAAGTGGCTCGAATGTTTTCAGACTGTCGAGTATACGAAAGGTTTTTTGTCGGGGCGGACCTCTTGGAATTACTTCCATAGTCTGCTGATTATTTCCGGGGCATTCGGCATCTTCCGCAAGGACATGGCGGTGGCGGTGGGCGGGTACCGGAAGAGTGTCGGCGAGGATATGGATCTGGTTGTGCGGCTTCATTGCCACTGCCGGGAACAGCGGATTCCCTACAAGGTGATCTTCGTGCCCGATCCGGTCTGCTGGACCCAGGTGCCGTCCGATCTCCGGTCACTGTTGAAACAGCGGAATCGCTGGCATCGAGGGTTGATTGACAGCCTTTGGCACAGCCGGAAAATGTTTCTCAATCCACGGTTCGGCATGGTTGGCATGTTCGGTTTCCCCTACTTTGTATTTGTCGAGGCGATGGGGCCGGCCGTCGAGCTCCTCGGTTACTTTGGCTTTGTCGTGCTCTTTCTCCTCGGCCAGGT contains:
- a CDS encoding HEAT repeat domain-containing protein, with translation MHDIAQTLSIFEPLKSVVIFVNVVLFVVTLLLFVSLLFHKIHVERRARRLALLKECYLSELTRRFYDTQIPAPRPTNRLEFEALGGVLATMLVNVSGGMAEYVKRSIREIGIDAYYRRALSSRSWVKRFVALERLGYFRFPELKNVFTAVLESEHDPRLLAKAIWALSLIAEIDDLPVINQGLQNPHSHSAKFNEFIYSNIIKAFREREQERQLVEQFERFVGDPSLPVMLKRDMIQACGIEIFYPVQALVTGCFRQFHDVPEMRIACIRALERFSAVDTEWLLLECLADDDWRVRGVAARSAHLYSPRVLPALTKLLYDPNYHVRINSARSLTRMGEAGLNVLVRETRSADRFVRDVSQYMLKRVIYAP
- a CDS encoding glycosyltransferase family 2 protein, which produces MLRDAAVVLLFLQPLILLYFLVLNGFYTLFTLVSLRDIRNYLTTVTSQSIDNAINGMFHRPLSILVPAHNEEKTIVSSVKSLLALRYPEYEVIVINDGSADGTLERLIDEFHLVRIDKPISLILAHQPIIAKYLSVDYPQLFVIDKKNGGKADALNAGINAAQYPLFCSIDADSVLENDALIRAARLFVEDREVIATGGIVRVLNGCEVEDGIVKTVRAPGKWLECFQTVEYTKGFLSGRTSWNYFHSLLIISGAFGIFRKDMAVAVGGYRKSVGEDMDLVVRLHCHCREQRIPYKVIFVPDPVCWTQVPSDLRSLLKQRNRWHRGLIDSLWHSRKMFLNPRFGMVGMFGFPYFVFVEAMGPAVELLGYFGFVVLFLLGQVNREFALLFFLLAVLWGTWINLGSILLDNLIYRRYGSLSDILKLCLFGVLEFFGYRQIIVIERLVATIFFWRKGWGKAARKRIDREEADALA